The proteins below are encoded in one region of Buttiauxella gaviniae:
- a CDS encoding DUF2000 family protein: MFEDNDYKLYVIVNRNVDVATQMNATGHLCSGIMLKAADPCFNTYTNGDSALTAYLNHYPVIILQAKNSNQLSAAAQQCQEENILYNFFTTTMLSHSSEQQIQDTHATPLAELDFVAIAIYGETSKIKPITKKFSVLK; the protein is encoded by the coding sequence ATGTTTGAAGATAATGATTATAAACTTTACGTCATTGTGAACAGGAATGTGGATGTTGCGACCCAGATGAATGCCACGGGCCATCTTTGCTCTGGTATTATGCTAAAAGCAGCCGACCCTTGTTTTAATACTTACACCAACGGTGATAGCGCGCTAACGGCCTATTTAAATCACTATCCGGTGATTATTTTACAGGCAAAGAACAGCAATCAACTTTCGGCGGCAGCACAGCAGTGTCAGGAAGAAAATATTCTTTATAATTTTTTCACCACGACAATGCTTTCACATTCATCGGAGCAACAAATTCAGGATACACATGCCACGCCACTGGCGGAGTTGGATTTCGTCGCCATTGCTATCTATGGCGAAACGTCAAAGATAAAACCCATCACCAAAAAATTCTCCGTATTAAAATAG
- the brnQ gene encoding branched-chain amino acid transport system II carrier protein, translating into MKLKKSEVITLGLMTFALFVGAGNIIFPPFIGMQAGNNLWFAVSGFLITGVGLPVLAIIAMANKNGSLEALTAPAGKIFGLILTLICYLALGPLFGSPRTATVSYEIGVAPATHGALSLHLFSVLFFIAVVLCSLNPSKLVTIVGKYLSPIKVVLLIILGIYAFWNPASNELVTTPEYTAMPFSKGMINGYLTMDTLAALVFAVIIITAIRQRGVSRPALITRYSVITSLIAGLGLIYVYISLFYLGAHSHFLAPEATNGAVVLQSFIAYSFGYKGTVFLAVIITLACLVTGIGLTSACAGYLHQILRLNYKLLVIILAGISCAISNIGLTEVIKFSVPALTAIYPPFIVLVLIGLTKRAPKNICFPPLLVSFVLGIIQSVIPDQFTPGFIRALPFYNESMGWVVPTIVMFIVTYAIAKIRTKNASR; encoded by the coding sequence ATGAAGCTAAAAAAAAGTGAAGTTATTACATTAGGGTTAATGACTTTTGCTTTATTTGTCGGCGCGGGAAATATTATTTTCCCTCCCTTTATTGGGATGCAGGCGGGTAATAACCTTTGGTTTGCAGTGAGTGGCTTTCTGATTACCGGCGTCGGCTTGCCGGTTCTGGCTATCATTGCTATGGCAAATAAAAATGGTTCACTGGAAGCGTTAACGGCCCCAGCGGGTAAAATATTTGGCCTGATTCTGACATTAATCTGTTATCTGGCATTGGGGCCATTATTTGGTAGCCCGCGTACAGCCACCGTCTCCTATGAAATAGGCGTCGCTCCGGCAACGCACGGCGCATTATCTTTGCATCTTTTTAGCGTGCTGTTTTTTATTGCCGTAGTGCTTTGCTCACTAAATCCATCAAAACTTGTGACTATCGTCGGGAAATACCTTTCGCCGATAAAAGTGGTGCTGCTGATCATTCTGGGTATTTATGCTTTCTGGAACCCGGCCAGCAATGAACTTGTCACTACGCCAGAATATACCGCGATGCCCTTTTCCAAAGGGATGATCAATGGCTATCTTACGATGGACACCCTGGCAGCATTGGTGTTCGCAGTGATTATCATCACGGCTATTCGCCAGCGGGGAGTCAGTCGGCCTGCCCTCATTACACGTTATTCAGTCATTACCAGTCTGATTGCCGGGCTTGGGCTTATTTACGTCTACATCAGCCTTTTCTATCTCGGGGCGCACAGCCACTTCCTGGCACCCGAAGCCACCAACGGCGCCGTTGTGCTTCAGTCTTTTATCGCTTATTCATTTGGATATAAAGGCACGGTATTTTTAGCCGTTATCATCACCCTGGCCTGTCTGGTAACAGGAATTGGGCTCACCAGCGCGTGCGCGGGTTATTTGCACCAAATCTTACGCCTGAACTATAAATTACTGGTCATTATTCTGGCGGGAATATCGTGCGCTATTTCTAACATCGGCCTGACCGAAGTAATCAAATTTTCCGTTCCGGCGTTAACGGCTATTTACCCGCCGTTTATCGTTCTGGTACTGATTGGCCTGACAAAGCGTGCGCCGAAAAACATCTGTTTCCCACCTTTGTTGGTTTCATTTGTTTTAGGCATTATACAGAGCGTCATTCCGGATCAATTCACGCCTGGCTTTATTAGAGCCCTGCCGTTTTATAATGAAAGCATGGGGTGGGTTGTGCCGACTATCGTGATGTTTATTGTGACTTATGCTATTGCCAAAATTCGCACTAAAAATGCGTCAAGATAG
- a CDS encoding PhzF family phenazine biosynthesis protein, producing MKKSDITTLPFYQVDAFASQPFAGNPAGVCPLTHWLDDAVLQAIASENNLSETAFFVPTPEGYHLRWFTPAVEVDLCGHATLAAAWVLFNKLNYSQKIIHFSTRSGILSVSKEGDEFCMDFPAKKALPIEEPEGLLAALGLKESVEGFWLSDDIIVLAKDKSCLETLTPDFNKLAVFKTRGVIVTAPGGGEFDFVSRWFGPQVGVNEDPVTGSAHTFLAPFWAERSGKNELLAQQGGSRKGTLRCCVRNDGRVALYGSARLMIEGTFIL from the coding sequence GTGAAAAAGAGTGATATCACCACGTTGCCTTTCTATCAGGTAGATGCTTTCGCATCCCAGCCTTTTGCGGGAAATCCGGCAGGCGTGTGCCCGCTGACACACTGGCTTGACGACGCCGTTTTGCAGGCTATTGCCAGCGAAAACAACCTTTCTGAAACCGCCTTTTTTGTGCCAACACCAGAGGGGTATCATCTGCGTTGGTTCACCCCTGCCGTAGAAGTCGACTTATGCGGGCATGCCACTCTCGCCGCCGCCTGGGTGCTGTTTAATAAGCTCAATTATTCGCAAAAAATCATTCACTTCTCGACGCGCAGCGGGATCCTCTCAGTGAGCAAAGAAGGCGATGAGTTCTGCATGGATTTCCCGGCAAAGAAAGCCTTGCCGATTGAAGAACCAGAAGGATTGCTTGCCGCGTTAGGGCTGAAGGAGAGCGTCGAAGGCTTCTGGCTTTCCGACGATATTATTGTGCTGGCAAAAGACAAATCCTGTCTGGAGACGCTCACCCCCGATTTCAACAAACTGGCCGTATTCAAAACGCGTGGCGTTATTGTTACCGCCCCGGGCGGCGGCGAATTTGATTTTGTTTCCCGCTGGTTTGGCCCGCAGGTCGGTGTCAATGAAGATCCGGTGACAGGTTCCGCGCATACTTTCCTTGCACCTTTCTGGGCAGAGCGTTCAGGCAAAAACGAGCTGCTGGCGCAACAAGGGGGCAGCCGCAAAGGCACTCTGCGTTGTTGTGTCCGGAACGACGGGCGCGTGGCACTTTACGGTTCGGCACGATTAATGATTGAAGGCACTTTCATTTTATAA
- a CDS encoding helix-turn-helix transcriptional regulator, giving the protein MINERERLITVLSASIETLAATLPANTEAVLHDLTRPEASVISIVNGHVSGRKKGDALLAGPEEDDGFLGLLDEPRESLSYRVFSGYFTTTVAGKRLSSSSTIYYDMNGCPVVAFCVNVDTEVAMRLKRDLDYLMSIPGMAETPEASPSALTEASVEELLSGLRPTGSESTKEFRLRAVKEAHAMGMFKIKGSVNQMAKVLGVTRYTIYNYLEKISEKE; this is encoded by the coding sequence ATGATTAATGAACGTGAAAGGCTGATTACGGTTCTCTCAGCGTCAATTGAGACACTGGCGGCAACGCTTCCCGCCAATACCGAAGCGGTATTACATGATCTCACCCGGCCAGAAGCTTCGGTTATCAGCATCGTTAACGGCCATGTTAGCGGGCGGAAAAAAGGCGATGCGCTCCTGGCAGGCCCTGAAGAAGACGATGGGTTTTTAGGTTTGCTCGACGAGCCGAGAGAGAGCTTATCTTACCGGGTATTCAGCGGTTATTTTACCACCACGGTGGCGGGCAAACGGCTGAGCAGTTCATCGACCATTTACTACGATATGAATGGCTGCCCTGTTGTTGCCTTCTGTGTGAATGTTGACACAGAAGTCGCGATGCGCCTCAAACGAGACCTGGACTATCTGATGTCGATTCCGGGAATGGCGGAAACGCCTGAAGCGAGCCCATCCGCATTAACGGAAGCGTCCGTTGAAGAGTTACTTTCCGGGCTGCGACCAACCGGTTCAGAAAGCACCAAAGAATTCAGACTGCGCGCCGTTAAAGAAGCCCATGCCATGGGGATGTTTAAGATTAAGGGCAGCGTCAATCAAATGGCTAAAGTCCTCGGCGTGACGCGCTACACCATCTACAACTATCTGGAGAAAATCAGTGAAAAAGAGTGA
- a CDS encoding RidA family protein translates to MTITRYPTSKPFPFSDAVKANGFIFLSGQVSMSADGQPIYGTVTEQTNRALESIRDVLARAGSTMEDVVRVQVWLSSMENFAEFNAAYREAFPQGFPARSVTTSQLAFGLDVEIEVQAVCRAERSHD, encoded by the coding sequence ATGACAATCACTCGTTACCCCACCAGCAAGCCCTTCCCTTTTTCTGACGCCGTTAAAGCCAATGGCTTTATTTTCCTGTCAGGACAGGTGTCCATGAGCGCGGATGGGCAGCCCATCTATGGAACGGTAACTGAGCAAACGAATCGCGCCCTGGAATCAATTCGTGATGTTTTAGCGCGTGCCGGTTCAACGATGGAAGATGTGGTTCGCGTGCAGGTCTGGCTGAGCAGCATGGAAAATTTTGCCGAGTTTAATGCCGCTTACCGCGAGGCATTCCCCCAGGGGTTCCCGGCGCGTTCGGTCACCACAAGCCAACTGGCGTTTGGTCTGGATGTAGAGATTGAAGTTCAAGCCGTCTGCCGGGCAGAGCGTTCCCATGATTAA
- a CDS encoding YitT family protein has translation MEIKMKNSAKGNNPQNVQEEPPLSARHNLIDNIQGQLFGIIIISFGMSMLHSLGLITGQTAGLAFLITYATGTSFGIVFFLINVPFYLLAAMRLGFAFTINTLLAVTLISLLTGVLPSFISYSHFNPLVGAVLAGLCIGIGLLGLFRHKSSCGGIGILALYIQEKTGLKAGWFQLAFDLVLFSSSLFFLKPQLVFYSLIGAALLNFLVAWNHRKEWYVAK, from the coding sequence TTGGAAATTAAAATGAAAAATTCCGCCAAAGGTAATAACCCGCAAAACGTCCAGGAGGAGCCACCGCTATCTGCCAGACATAACCTTATCGATAATATCCAGGGGCAACTCTTTGGCATTATTATTATTTCGTTTGGCATGTCCATGTTGCACAGTCTTGGGCTCATCACCGGCCAGACCGCAGGGCTCGCGTTTCTCATAACCTATGCCACTGGCACAAGTTTCGGCATTGTTTTCTTTCTTATTAACGTCCCTTTTTATCTGCTTGCGGCGATGAGATTAGGTTTTGCATTCACGATAAATACCTTGCTCGCCGTAACGTTAATATCTCTTCTTACGGGGGTATTACCTTCCTTTATTTCCTACAGCCACTTTAACCCTCTGGTTGGCGCTGTTTTAGCCGGGCTATGCATTGGTATCGGTTTATTAGGGTTATTCAGACATAAATCTAGCTGCGGGGGCATTGGAATATTAGCCCTTTATATTCAGGAAAAGACTGGGCTTAAAGCGGGCTGGTTCCAGTTGGCCTTTGATCTGGTTCTCTTCTCCTCCTCGCTTTTCTTCTTAAAACCTCAGCTAGTGTTCTATTCCCTGATCGGCGCCGCGCTACTCAATTTTTTGGTGGCGTGGAACCACCGGAAGGAGTGGTACGTCGCAAAATAG
- a CDS encoding TolC family protein, which translates to MNANKVLVSLCLLGLWLQPAAHAEEQTGFLDDPLLAHPVQLENGATLPDASHIRCSASVDFTQPLALTDAVDTALCNNPQIRATWAEIKMQTGAVGEARAAYLPTITGSVSRLRDTNTRPATVFDPQTTTTSIGNQYYGSLNWRLFDFGGRAANREAANQMLLAAIAGHDAALQKTMASVIQAWFEVMTSKAVMEARLQIADLAQQTLSVAERREAKGATTQDDTLQAATALAKAQLNAMHARGDYQKNLALLKQEMGIDLATPIHLPAQPDRVIPSDIHDLDQWLKEAQTRHPAIMQARAKWRADKDKIIQVRSEGLPTVDMTAHISRNGFPNQGLSTSEQTEKEVGLTVSIPLFDGFSRHYKILEARAQAEQSEAQLADTTEHILTDVVKAWADAKTALGVLTVSQQLLDAAQASVNSSRRRYDKDVADILEVLNAQSALADAQQQRIQAIAEWQSARLSLLANTGILSQLTEPTR; encoded by the coding sequence ATGAACGCTAACAAAGTTTTAGTCTCTCTCTGCCTGCTCGGGCTGTGGCTCCAGCCTGCCGCTCACGCTGAAGAGCAAACAGGTTTCCTGGACGATCCGTTATTAGCGCACCCGGTACAATTAGAGAACGGCGCAACGCTGCCCGATGCCAGCCACATCCGTTGCTCCGCATCCGTGGACTTTACTCAGCCCCTGGCGCTGACGGACGCTGTCGATACCGCGCTGTGCAACAACCCGCAAATCCGCGCCACCTGGGCAGAAATTAAAATGCAAACCGGCGCGGTGGGTGAAGCCAGAGCCGCTTATCTGCCAACGATTACCGGCTCCGTCAGCCGCCTGCGGGACACCAACACCCGCCCGGCCACCGTTTTTGATCCCCAAACCACCACCACCAGCATCGGCAACCAGTATTACGGCTCGCTCAACTGGCGCTTATTTGATTTCGGGGGGCGTGCCGCTAACCGCGAAGCAGCGAATCAGATGCTGTTAGCCGCGATTGCCGGGCATGACGCGGCCTTGCAAAAAACCATGGCTTCGGTGATTCAGGCCTGGTTTGAAGTGATGACCAGCAAGGCGGTAATGGAGGCCCGTCTGCAGATAGCCGACCTGGCGCAGCAGACATTAAGCGTTGCCGAGCGGCGCGAAGCCAAAGGCGCCACCACTCAGGATGACACCTTGCAGGCCGCGACGGCGCTCGCCAAAGCGCAACTTAATGCGATGCATGCCCGTGGTGATTACCAGAAAAACCTGGCGCTGCTGAAACAGGAAATGGGCATCGACCTTGCGACGCCGATTCATTTACCCGCCCAACCCGACCGGGTGATCCCGTCCGATATCCACGATCTTGACCAGTGGCTGAAAGAGGCGCAAACCCGCCATCCGGCGATTATGCAGGCGCGGGCAAAATGGCGGGCTGATAAAGACAAAATCATTCAGGTGCGCTCGGAGGGTTTACCGACCGTCGATATGACGGCGCATATCTCACGCAACGGCTTCCCTAATCAGGGCTTATCCACTTCAGAGCAGACCGAAAAAGAGGTCGGGCTGACCGTTTCGATCCCTTTGTTTGATGGCTTTAGCCGCCACTACAAAATTCTCGAAGCGCGCGCCCAGGCCGAACAGAGCGAGGCGCAGCTTGCGGATACCACCGAGCATATTCTCACCGACGTGGTGAAAGCCTGGGCCGATGCAAAAACCGCCCTCGGCGTGCTGACCGTAAGCCAGCAATTACTCGACGCCGCTCAGGCCAGCGTTAACTCATCACGCCGCCGCTACGATAAAGATGTTGCGGATATTCTCGAAGTGCTCAACGCCCAGTCGGCGCTGGCAGATGCCCAACAGCAGCGCATTCAAGCCATTGCCGAGTGGCAGTCCGCCCGGTTAAGCCTGCTGGCAAATACCGGAATTTTGAGTCAGCTAACCGAGCCAACGCGATGA